In Nocardia terpenica, the genomic window CGGCGGGCGGTCGCCGTCGCCGCCGCGACCACGACGACGAGACCACCGAGGTGCGGCCGTTCCGCGGCCCGGCGCCGCAGGCCGATCCCCAGGCCAATATCCCCACGCTGGGCTGGTCGCCGACGCGCGCGCCCGAACCGCCCGCCGCTCCCGCGCTGCCGCGCCGCGACCGCACCGCCGAGCGGCCCGATCGCGGTCCGCGGCCCGAGGTCGGGCAGCGCGCGGAGCCGGGCCCGTACCCGCGCTCCGGCCGCCGCGGCGACGCCCCGCCCGAGCCGGGGTTGCCCGCGTGGTCGGCGCGAAGACGGCCCGGTCCCGACGCCCCGGGCCCCAAACCCGGCCGCCCCGAACCGGATCCGGCGGGCGCGCCGACCGCCATGTGGTCGATGGCCAATCGGGACCAGCAGTTGCTCGCCGGGCCCACGGTCGCGGGCGATCTGCTCCGCGACGCCGCCGAGCGCGGTGATCGCCGCGGAACGGGCAAGCGCCGCGAATCCGGAGGACGCCGCGGCGGCACCGATCTGCTCGAATACGACGACCGCACCGACGTCTACGAGCCGCTCGAATCCGACCGCGGCGGCATCGATCTCGACGAGGACGACGAACCGGCCCCGCCGAAGAAGCGGGCCGCCACCCGGTCCACCCGCGGCGCGGCCGCCCGGTCCCGGGCCGCGCGCAAGAAGGACGACGACGCCGCCCGCAAGCAGTGGATGATCCTCGGCGGCCAGGCCGTCGGCGCGGCCGTCGCGGGCATGCTGCTGTTCAAGGGCTTCGAGAAGATGTGGGACGTGCTCCCGTTCGTCGCCCTGACGCTGGCCATGGTGGTGATCCTCGGGCTGGTGGCGCTGGTGCGGGTGCTGCGCCGCACCGACGACATCTACAGCACCGTGATCGCCGTGGTGGTGGGCATTTTCGTGACGCTGGGTCCGCTCGCCTTCCTCCTCAGTACGAACTGACCGGGAGTGAGCCAGTGGGCAAGTACGGTCGGGCGGCAACCACCATCAGGGTGGGGCTGTCGACGGCCTCGGTGTACCCGGAGAACACCGAGGCCGCCTTCCGATACGCGGCCGAATTGGGTTACGACGGCATCGAATTGATGGTCTGGGCCGAGCCCGCCAGCCAGAGCATCGCCACCGTGCAGGGCTACGTGCACCGCTACGGCGTACCCGTGCTGGCGATCCACGCGCCGTGCCTGCTCATCTCGCAGCGGGTCTGGGGCGCGGATCCGGTCGCGAAACTGGAGCGCAGCGTGCACACCGCCGAGGCGCTGGGCGCGGCGACCGTGGTGGTGCATCCGCCGTTTCGCTGGCAGCGCCGCTACGCCGACGGTTTCGCCGACCAGGTCGCCGAGCTCGAGGAGAACGGCCCGGTGGCGGTGGCGGTCGAGAATATGTTCCCGATGCGCGCCGACTCCCTGTTCGGCCGCGGCGGGGGTGCGGCCCGGCGGCTGGAACGCCGTGGCGGCCCGGGCCTTTCGGTCACCGCGTTCAGCCCGTCCTACGACCCCACCGACACCGGATTCCGGCACTACACCCTGGACCTGTCGCACACCGCCACCGCCGGAACCGATCCGCTGGCCCTGGCCGCGCGCATGGGCAGCGGCCTGACGCACCTGCATCTGGCCGACGGCCGCGGCGCCGCGCACGACGAGCATCTGGTGCCGGGCGAGGGCACGCAGCCCTGCGCGCAGGTCTGCGCGGCCCTGCTGGACAACGGTTTCCGCGGGCAGGCGGTGGTCGAGGTGAACACCCAGAACGCCCGCACCACGCTGGATAGGGCGGCCATGCTGCACCGGGCGCTCACCTTCGCCCGCACCCACCTCGACAACCTGCGCCCCGCGCCGGCGCCGACCGGAGCCCACCACCGGGCCTGAGCCGATCGGTGGTGCGTTCGTCACATCCTGTCGGGAATCCTGTATCCATCGGTGACACTTATACGCTGTACGGCCGAGACGGCAGGAAGGAGCGACGGGTGACGGACGTGGCCCTCGACACGACGCAGGCGGACCGAGATCTCGACGCCCCGTTCAGCCGGGTGTGCGCGCTGACCGAGCTGGCCCCCGACCCGTCCGGGAACGGTCGATACCGCGGTGTCATCGATCCGATCTG contains:
- a CDS encoding sugar phosphate isomerase/epimerase family protein, whose protein sequence is MGLSTASVYPENTEAAFRYAAELGYDGIELMVWAEPASQSIATVQGYVHRYGVPVLAIHAPCLLISQRVWGADPVAKLERSVHTAEALGAATVVVHPPFRWQRRYADGFADQVAELEENGPVAVAVENMFPMRADSLFGRGGGAARRLERRGGPGLSVTAFSPSYDPTDTGFRHYTLDLSHTATAGTDPLALAARMGSGLTHLHLADGRGAAHDEHLVPGEGTQPCAQVCAALLDNGFRGQAVVEVNTQNARTTLDRAAMLHRALTFARTHLDNLRPAPAPTGAHHRA